Proteins encoded within one genomic window of Anopheles gambiae chromosome 3, idAnoGambNW_F1_1, whole genome shotgun sequence:
- the LOC4578417 gene encoding uncharacterized protein LOC4578417 — protein MKFFIAIMAVAFVAASEASYLPYDDVLSYQHGYGYGLPVSKVVYGSSYGLPAAVDKYSYPSSLYGSYPAVKKLVEYPSVAPVLATKVVDNSYDLGYNKLVAPVLSSGYGLGYNKLVSGYGLGYNKLVAPVVATKVVDNGLWNYGGYGLGYNKYLPSTKYVL, from the exons atgaag TTCTTCATTGCAATCATGGCAGTGGCGTTCGTCGCTGCCTCGGAGGCGTCCTACCTGCCATACGATGATGTCCTGTCCTACCAGCACGGCTACGGCTATGGACTTCCGGTGTCGAAGGTGGTCTATGGCTCGTCGTACGGTCTCCCAGCAGCGGTGGACAAGTACTCCTACCCATCATCGTTGTACGGTTCTTATCCGGCCGTGAAGAAATTGGTCGAATACCCGTCGGTTGCTCCAGTGCTGGCCACCAAGGTCGTTGATAACAGCTACGATCTGGGATACAACAAGCTGGTCGCTCCAGTTCTGAGCAGCGGATACGGTCTGGGATACAACAAGCTGGTCAGCGGATACGGTCTGGGATACAACAAGCTGGTCGCTCCCGTCGTCGCCACCAAAGTCGTCGATAATGGACTGTGGAACTATGGAGGATACGGTCTGGGATACAACAAGTATCTGCCGTCTACCAAGTATGTTCTCTAA
- the LOC3292496 gene encoding uncharacterized protein LOC3292496, translating into MKGFIAIAVLALATVSQGSYLPAVQSVLPYAYSSGLHGVGAYDGLGHYSSLGGLGYSSVLDHGLSYPYSAALPYSVYNNGLYGGYYGAKYAPTVVQANVNTLKTVSPLGLYGGYYGAKYAPTVVQANVNTLKTVSPLGLYGGYGVEHGYGLGHGYGYGYNNYLPVQGHAAKYVAANPGAVHVAPLPGHLVNQKSIVA; encoded by the exons ATGAAG GGATTCATCGCGATCGCTGTGTTGGCTCTGGCCACCGTCTCCCAGGGATCATATCTGCCAGCGGTGCAGTCGGTCCTTCCGTACGCCTACAGCTCTGGCCTCCATGGCGTGGGTGCCTATGATGGTCTGGGTCATTACTCGTCGCTCGGTGGACTGGGATACTCGTCCGTGCTGGACCATGGCCTCTCCTACCCGTACTCGGCCGCTCTTCCGTACTCTGTCTACAACAACGGTCTGTATGGAGGATACTACGGTGCCAAGTACGCTCCGACTGTGGTCCAGGCCAACGTGAACACTCTGAAGACGGTCAGCCCGCTGGGTCTATATGGCGGATACTACGGTGCCAAGTACGCCCCAACTGTGGTCCAGGCCAACGTGAACACTCTGAAGACGGTCAGCCCGCTGGGTCTGTATGGCGGATACGGTGTGGAGCACGGATACGGACTCGGCCACGGATACGGCTACGGATACAACAACTACCTCCCAGTCCAGGGTCATGCTGCGAAGTACGTTGCTGCCAACCCAGGAGCCGTCCATGTGGCCCCTCTGCCAGGCCATCTGGTCAACCAGAAGTCGATTGTGGCATAA